Proteins encoded within one genomic window of Saccharopolyspora pogona:
- a CDS encoding general stress protein, with product MSNPFTGSGRQAPGTPNLPTPPSGWPIGSYGTYEEAQRAVDHLADSDFPVQEVTIVGVDLMLVERVTGRLTWSRVLGGGAASGAWFGLFVGLILGLFTPQGNWFGPVLVGLGAGIVFGLVFAAVGYASTRGRRDFSSASQLVAGRYDVLAQPRHAEQGRDLLAKLAMRPPLAQ from the coding sequence GTGTCCAATCCGTTCACCGGCTCCGGTCGGCAGGCGCCGGGTACACCCAACCTGCCCACCCCGCCGAGCGGCTGGCCGATCGGCTCCTACGGCACCTACGAAGAGGCGCAGCGCGCGGTCGACCACCTGGCGGACAGCGACTTCCCGGTCCAGGAGGTGACCATCGTCGGCGTCGACCTGATGCTCGTCGAACGGGTGACTGGGCGGCTCACCTGGAGCAGGGTGCTCGGTGGCGGCGCGGCGTCCGGGGCCTGGTTCGGCCTGTTCGTGGGCCTGATCCTGGGGCTGTTCACTCCGCAGGGCAACTGGTTCGGCCCGGTGCTGGTGGGCCTGGGCGCGGGCATCGTGTTCGGCCTGGTCTTCGCGGCGGTCGGCTACGCCTCCACCCGCGGTCGCCGGGACTTCTCCTCGGCCAGCCAGCTGGTCGCGGGCCGCTACGACGTGCTGGCCCAACCCCGCCACGCCGAACAGGGCAGGGACCTGCTCGCCAAACTGGCCATGCGCCCGCCGCTGGCGCAGTGA
- a CDS encoding MFS transporter, producing the protein MIGGVLLGLGGTTFAVGVPAVNAWFPPANRGIALGVFGIGTGGTAVASVSTLPLANAFGPLAPFVVVSLALVVVAVLAWALLGDPADRVVPPGSALHRTVETLRLAATWELSVLYALTFGGFVAFSVYLPTYLKSAYDLSASDASMRTAGFVVLAVVARPVGGWLCDRVHPASVLGVACSLAMLFAILAAFELPLAPLGTIAFLGLAAVLGAGAGAVFALVAKLAPADEVGAVTGLVGAAGGPGRVLPAAGDGRDLRLGWRLQLGFRAPGVGRSGVRGADVRSRPPGSGRVTSRTSDARDRADGHDLRENPRGSLMG; encoded by the coding sequence ATGATCGGTGGCGTGCTGCTCGGCCTCGGCGGCACCACCTTCGCCGTCGGCGTCCCGGCGGTCAACGCCTGGTTTCCGCCCGCGAACCGCGGGATCGCGCTCGGCGTCTTCGGCATCGGCACCGGCGGCACGGCGGTCGCCTCCGTCTCCACGCTGCCGCTGGCCAATGCGTTCGGGCCGCTCGCTCCGTTCGTCGTCGTCTCGCTGGCGCTGGTCGTGGTGGCGGTGCTGGCGTGGGCGCTGCTCGGCGACCCCGCGGATCGGGTGGTGCCGCCGGGTTCGGCGCTTCACCGCACCGTCGAAACGCTGCGGCTGGCAGCGACTTGGGAACTGTCGGTGCTGTACGCGTTGACCTTCGGCGGGTTCGTGGCGTTCAGCGTCTACCTCCCCACCTACCTCAAGTCGGCCTACGACCTCAGCGCGAGCGACGCATCGATGCGCACGGCGGGGTTCGTGGTGCTGGCCGTGGTCGCCAGGCCGGTCGGCGGCTGGCTCTGCGACCGCGTGCACCCGGCCAGCGTGCTCGGCGTCGCGTGCTCGCTCGCCATGCTGTTCGCGATCCTGGCCGCCTTCGAACTGCCGCTCGCCCCGCTCGGCACCATCGCCTTCCTGGGGTTGGCCGCCGTGCTCGGGGCCGGTGCGGGGGCGGTGTTCGCGCTGGTCGCCAAGCTGGCCCCGGCCGACGAGGTCGGCGCGGTGACCGGCCTGGTGGGCGCCGCGGGCGGGCCTGGGCGGGTTCTTCCCGCCGCTGGTGATGGGCGCGATCTACGGCTCGGCTGGCGACTACAGCTGGGGTTTCGTGCTCCTGGCGTTGGCCGCTCTGGGGTGCGCGGCGCTGACGTTCGCAGTCGTCCGCCGGGAAGCGGCCGAGTGACCTCCCGGACTTCGGATGCGCGCGATCGCGCGGACGGACATGATCTCCGGGAGAACCCACGAGGTAGCCTGATGGGGTAG
- a CDS encoding helix-turn-helix domain-containing protein — protein sequence MSMEVARHVGSDLEGRTMTRAVVQPRSNEELLADRDWQKLVAHLHDNLDQLVANFLAELGSLANYAGGLVDREDVERTAHTTLEMLTLRLGGWPLREEHIGAARSVGIRRARQGVGRDHLFDAVRMDFRVIWSTLTQYADESMDAALVRNLSHVMAVVDEYVVEVQDAYLTESAILSQDSRLHTNRFVSRLFAADQTGKDVVDDIARALGVASDATFEVVHIGREGALAVQGALAHGTLDPTWLTLDREGGYLLFREQRGTPVDEFISSQPGGIIKGVSGLAAVPAAASSAARLAGFSRSFGDGLISWKDGWIAAAAQILEREIPGFGGEISTSLGACKEHDRERIVECVITFCRTGSVKATASRLKCHRNTVVNRLASFRELTGLDVAIPLQAATALVALAREPAMFASAHGRVTAV from the coding sequence ATGTCGATGGAGGTCGCTCGCCACGTCGGCAGTGACTTGGAAGGGCGGACCATGACGAGAGCAGTCGTTCAGCCTCGAAGCAACGAAGAACTGCTGGCCGATCGCGACTGGCAGAAGCTGGTCGCGCACCTCCACGACAACCTCGACCAACTCGTCGCCAACTTCCTCGCCGAGCTCGGCTCGCTGGCCAACTACGCCGGCGGTCTGGTCGACCGCGAAGACGTGGAGCGGACGGCGCACACCACCCTTGAGATGTTGACGCTCAGGCTGGGTGGGTGGCCGCTGCGCGAGGAGCACATCGGGGCGGCGCGCAGCGTGGGTATCCGCCGCGCTCGTCAGGGGGTCGGCCGCGACCACCTCTTCGATGCGGTGCGGATGGACTTCCGTGTGATCTGGTCCACTCTCACCCAGTACGCCGACGAGAGCATGGACGCCGCGCTGGTGCGCAATCTGAGCCACGTCATGGCGGTGGTCGACGAGTACGTCGTCGAGGTTCAGGACGCCTATCTCACCGAGAGTGCGATCCTGAGCCAGGACTCCAGACTGCACACCAACCGCTTCGTCAGCCGCCTCTTCGCGGCTGACCAGACCGGGAAGGACGTGGTCGACGACATCGCCCGCGCGCTTGGGGTCGCGTCCGACGCGACCTTCGAGGTCGTCCACATCGGCCGCGAAGGGGCGCTTGCAGTCCAGGGTGCGCTGGCGCACGGCACGCTCGACCCGACCTGGTTGACGCTCGACCGCGAGGGCGGCTATCTGCTGTTCCGTGAGCAGCGCGGCACGCCGGTCGACGAGTTCATCAGCTCGCAGCCCGGAGGCATCATCAAGGGTGTCAGTGGGCTCGCCGCTGTCCCGGCAGCCGCGTCCAGCGCGGCTCGACTGGCCGGCTTCTCCCGCTCGTTCGGAGACGGGCTGATCAGCTGGAAGGACGGCTGGATCGCAGCGGCGGCTCAGATCCTCGAACGCGAGATACCAGGCTTCGGTGGGGAGATCTCGACGTCCCTGGGCGCCTGCAAGGAGCACGATCGTGAGCGCATCGTCGAGTGCGTCATCACCTTCTGTCGCACCGGCTCAGTCAAGGCGACCGCCTCACGACTGAAGTGCCATCGGAACACCGTCGTGAACCGGCTGGCCTCTTTCCGGGAGCTGACAGGGCTCGACGTAGCGATTCCTCTCCAGGCAGCGACCGCGCTCGTGGCGCTGGCTCGAGAGCCCGCGATGTTCGCGTCTGCTCACGGTCGCGTAACCGCCGTGTGA
- a CDS encoding aminobutyraldehyde dehydrogenase, whose amino-acid sequence MTVADIDAISSVIDGQKVTPTGDSLPVVDPTTGHLLGSYRANTITELDEAFAAASRAFKSWRRSTPATRQSLLLALATSIEEHADELLDAEVAQTGKPRAVTRTLEILRVADQLRFFAGAARVMTGSPQAEYVEGFSSTIRREPIGVIAQITPWNYPLMMAVWKIAPALAAGNTVVLKPAETTPVTTVMLAELAASIFPPGVLNVVLGGREIGKAMSEHPAVDMVAITGSVRAGSEVMQSAAATSTNVHLELGGKAPAVVFADADLDAAAAGIASAGFFNAGQDCTAATRVIVEESVRGELTARLVEQAARLRPGMPDDSGTFLGPLNSKAQYDRVQSVLDRLPEHVTVACGGKLSSEGYFAEPTVLTNVRQDDEVVQSELFAPILTVQGFTDTDEALALANGVDYALASSLWTSDHGRATALAGDLDFGTVWVNCHQVLPAEAPHGGFKRSGFGKDLSIYGLEDYTRIKHVMSSHTS is encoded by the coding sequence ATGACCGTTGCTGACATCGACGCCATTTCTTCTGTCATCGATGGCCAGAAGGTGACGCCGACGGGTGACTCGCTGCCGGTCGTCGACCCCACGACTGGCCACCTTCTGGGCAGTTACCGCGCGAACACCATCACCGAGCTCGACGAGGCGTTCGCCGCGGCCTCTCGCGCATTCAAGTCCTGGCGGCGATCGACTCCCGCAACTCGGCAGTCGCTGCTCCTCGCCCTGGCGACCAGCATCGAAGAGCACGCCGATGAGCTCCTCGACGCTGAGGTCGCCCAGACGGGCAAGCCCCGCGCCGTCACCCGGACGCTCGAGATCCTTCGTGTCGCCGACCAGCTCCGCTTCTTCGCTGGAGCGGCTCGGGTCATGACCGGATCGCCGCAAGCCGAGTACGTCGAGGGCTTCAGCTCGACGATCCGCCGGGAGCCGATCGGTGTGATCGCGCAGATCACCCCGTGGAACTACCCGCTCATGATGGCGGTCTGGAAGATCGCCCCGGCCCTGGCGGCAGGCAACACCGTGGTGCTCAAACCGGCCGAGACGACGCCCGTGACCACCGTGATGCTGGCCGAGCTCGCCGCGTCGATCTTCCCTCCCGGCGTCCTCAACGTGGTGCTCGGCGGCCGCGAGATCGGGAAGGCGATGTCGGAGCACCCCGCCGTCGACATGGTGGCGATCACGGGAAGCGTGCGCGCGGGGTCTGAGGTCATGCAGAGCGCAGCCGCAACGTCAACCAACGTGCACCTCGAGCTGGGAGGCAAGGCGCCGGCCGTCGTCTTCGCCGACGCGGACCTGGACGCCGCCGCCGCCGGGATCGCCTCAGCCGGATTCTTCAACGCCGGCCAGGACTGCACCGCCGCCACCCGCGTCATCGTCGAGGAGTCCGTGCGCGGGGAGCTCACCGCCAGGCTGGTCGAGCAAGCGGCACGGCTGCGGCCCGGGATGCCCGACGACTCCGGCACCTTCCTCGGCCCCCTGAACAGCAAGGCCCAGTACGACCGGGTGCAGAGCGTCCTCGACCGCCTTCCCGAGCACGTCACCGTCGCATGTGGCGGCAAGCTCAGCTCGGAGGGGTACTTCGCCGAGCCCACCGTGCTCACGAACGTCCGCCAGGACGACGAGGTAGTCCAGTCCGAGCTGTTCGCACCGATCCTGACCGTCCAGGGCTTCACCGACACCGACGAAGCGCTGGCCCTGGCCAACGGAGTCGACTATGCGCTCGCCTCGTCGCTGTGGACCTCGGATCACGGGCGCGCGACCGCGCTGGCCGGTGACCTCGACTTCGGAACCGTCTGGGTCAACTGCCACCAGGTGCTGCCCGCCGAGGCCCCACACGGCGGCTTCAAGCGGTCCGGGTTCGGCAAGGACCTCTCGATCTACGGGCTTGAGGACTACACCCGGATCAAGCACGTCATGAGCTCGCACACCTCCTGA
- a CDS encoding sugar ABC transporter substrate-binding protein, producing MPKIRSTSVAAIAASALVLGLAGCAQQGDASNAVNSNCKKTYTVGFSNPYSEAVSVKAIKKFVQKRAEEQGCVKALLDNTTAANLESQRSTIEGWITQKVDAIVVLPVDATALVSLQKRAQTQGTKWLTYSSEMKGQDGSVGFDSHEGGKLIADDMTAWLQKHYPHGGVSAAVTTLVNLPGFAGRTIETVNALNKLNIPIVSKQDCADSGCGLQIAEDALREHPDLRVFIGLNDDAGVGALKAFQNAGLNPDDVYIAGADGAQEALEAIKKGTAYKASAAWPLKELGTAIVDLSIAAVDGKGSADSTLHHVLATPRNPADVDQLLDAFSAK from the coding sequence ATGCCCAAAATCAGGTCAACGTCCGTCGCAGCTATCGCGGCTTCCGCGCTGGTGCTCGGCCTCGCCGGATGCGCGCAGCAGGGCGACGCCTCCAACGCCGTCAACAGTAACTGCAAGAAGACCTACACCGTCGGGTTCAGCAACCCCTACAGCGAGGCGGTGTCGGTCAAGGCCATCAAGAAGTTCGTGCAGAAGCGCGCCGAAGAGCAGGGCTGCGTCAAGGCGCTCCTGGACAACACCACGGCGGCAAACCTCGAATCGCAGCGCTCCACGATCGAGGGCTGGATCACCCAGAAGGTGGACGCGATCGTGGTCCTCCCCGTGGACGCCACCGCGCTCGTCAGTCTGCAGAAGAGGGCGCAAACCCAGGGCACGAAGTGGCTCACCTACTCCTCCGAGATGAAGGGCCAGGACGGCAGCGTCGGCTTCGACTCCCACGAGGGCGGCAAGCTCATCGCCGACGACATGACCGCCTGGCTCCAGAAGCACTATCCCCACGGGGGCGTCTCGGCGGCCGTCACCACGCTGGTCAATCTGCCGGGATTCGCCGGCCGCACGATCGAGACAGTCAACGCCCTGAACAAGCTCAACATCCCCATCGTGTCCAAGCAGGACTGCGCCGACTCCGGATGCGGTCTGCAGATCGCCGAGGACGCCCTTCGTGAGCACCCGGACCTGCGGGTCTTCATCGGCCTCAACGACGATGCCGGAGTCGGTGCCCTCAAGGCGTTCCAGAATGCTGGCCTGAACCCTGACGACGTCTACATCGCCGGTGCTGACGGAGCACAGGAGGCCCTCGAGGCGATCAAGAAGGGGACCGCGTACAAGGCGTCTGCTGCCTGGCCGCTCAAGGAGCTCGGCACCGCGATCGTGGACCTGTCGATCGCAGCGGTCGATGGCAAGGGCTCCGCGGACAGCACCCTGCACCACGTGCTGGCGACGCCGCGGAACCCGGCGGATGTCGACCAGCTGCTCGACGCCTTCTCGGCCAAGTGA
- a CDS encoding sugar ABC transporter ATP-binding protein: MNTTLATSTLRMELRGLRKSYGSNEVLKGVDLKIESGRVHALLGANGAGKSTLLACLSGAEHPDSGTVVTEDRTYHGFTPRTAFEAGTAIIYQHFQLVGPLSVAENVFLGNELTRRGKLDRDAQVREAGALLKELDVDIDPRVPVETLSVGQQQVVEIVRALRRNPNVLILDEPTAALGKHEVEVLLDLVRRLARERNMAIVYVTHLLREIVQIADTVSVLRDGAVFFTRPAPELSIDDLVDAISPDRTTATQNRAAKTLDRPMLRLEDYQCAYTGPITLTVHAGEIVGLFGLLGSGRTNLLETLVGASPHLAGEVTLDGRPVSPRSPSAAQAVGISLVASDRKAQSLFPGMSALENVLMPHFNRLARGLRRRRAESEAFDGTAADVQLHPNNPRLDVTSFSGGNAQKLAVARWVDDLSSTRVLLLDEPTQGVDIGARHELYELIRAFAARQGHAVLVASGDPEEVVALADRVVVLADGSVAGVLRPEDGEEAIIALAQSVDFQNEGSAK; this comes from the coding sequence GTGAACACCACTCTGGCGACGAGCACGCTCCGCATGGAGCTACGCGGGCTGCGGAAGTCGTATGGCTCCAACGAGGTCCTCAAGGGCGTGGACCTGAAGATCGAGTCCGGCCGCGTGCATGCGTTGCTCGGCGCCAACGGGGCAGGCAAGTCCACGCTGCTCGCATGCCTCAGCGGCGCGGAGCACCCCGACTCGGGCACCGTCGTGACCGAGGACCGCACCTATCACGGGTTCACCCCGCGGACCGCGTTCGAAGCGGGCACGGCCATCATCTACCAGCACTTCCAGCTGGTCGGACCGCTCAGCGTCGCCGAGAACGTCTTCCTGGGGAACGAGCTCACGCGCCGCGGGAAGCTCGACCGTGATGCCCAGGTGCGGGAGGCAGGAGCGCTGCTGAAGGAGCTCGACGTCGACATCGACCCGCGCGTGCCGGTCGAGACGCTCAGCGTCGGACAGCAACAAGTGGTGGAGATCGTCCGTGCGCTCCGCCGCAATCCGAACGTCCTGATCCTCGACGAGCCCACCGCCGCCCTCGGAAAGCACGAGGTCGAGGTGTTGCTCGACCTCGTCCGCCGGCTCGCCCGCGAACGGAACATGGCGATCGTCTACGTGACGCACCTGCTGCGCGAGATCGTGCAGATCGCAGACACCGTGTCCGTGCTGCGCGACGGTGCAGTGTTCTTCACCCGGCCGGCCCCTGAGTTGTCGATCGACGACCTCGTCGACGCCATCTCCCCGGACCGGACGACCGCCACCCAGAACCGCGCGGCGAAGACGCTCGACCGGCCGATGCTGCGGCTTGAGGACTACCAGTGCGCCTACACGGGGCCGATCACGCTGACCGTTCACGCGGGCGAGATCGTCGGGCTCTTCGGACTGCTCGGCTCGGGGCGCACCAACCTGCTCGAAACGCTCGTCGGCGCCAGCCCCCACCTCGCAGGTGAGGTGACGCTCGACGGCCGCCCCGTCAGCCCTCGTTCTCCATCGGCCGCCCAGGCCGTCGGCATCTCGCTGGTCGCCTCCGACCGGAAGGCGCAGTCGCTGTTCCCAGGCATGTCCGCCCTCGAGAACGTCCTGATGCCGCATTTCAACCGACTGGCACGAGGTCTTCGACGTCGGCGCGCCGAGTCCGAGGCGTTCGACGGCACCGCCGCCGACGTCCAGCTCCACCCGAACAACCCGCGGCTCGACGTCACCAGCTTCTCGGGCGGCAACGCGCAGAAGCTCGCCGTCGCTCGGTGGGTCGACGATCTCAGCAGCACCCGAGTGCTGCTGCTCGATGAGCCGACGCAGGGCGTGGACATCGGCGCACGCCACGAGCTGTACGAACTCATCCGCGCCTTCGCCGCGCGGCAGGGACACGCCGTGCTCGTCGCGAGCGGCGATCCGGAGGAAGTGGTCGCACTCGCCGATCGGGTCGTGGTCCTCGCCGACGGTTCCGTCGCCGGCGTCCTCAGGCCGGAGGACGGCGAGGAGGCGATCATCGCGCTCGCGCAGAGCGTCGACTTTCAGAACGAAGGAAGTGCGAAATGA
- a CDS encoding ABC transporter permease yields MSTITETSAPQTRTGDTTRPGISGRWLKLIDLFMPIAAVALIVYFGVATQSFLTTANFTAMLTQNATTFIVAVVAALLLMAGYVDLSVGSVMAVSAVAAGLTFNGAGFVPGIVVGLLVGLLCGLANGVLIGWMGLSPIVVTLGMLAAARGVAQFLAPDSLYGFPPQVSEFGSGSFLGVSYLGWTAIVVAVCALVVLNWLPLGRRIVAIGVNPRAAYLVGIRVKPIVIGLYVVLGLLVGLSGILQGARLDSVPSGTLGVGFEVTVLTAILVGGVPFTGGPGSVLRVLLGVVIIAILRNGLTLLNYGPDTAGIFTGAVLVAAAGLETVRYWIKQKL; encoded by the coding sequence ATGAGCACCATCACCGAGACGTCAGCACCTCAGACCCGAACGGGCGACACCACCCGGCCGGGCATCTCCGGCCGATGGCTGAAGCTGATCGATCTGTTCATGCCCATCGCCGCCGTGGCGCTGATCGTGTACTTCGGCGTCGCGACCCAGTCGTTCCTGACCACGGCCAACTTTACGGCGATGCTGACCCAGAACGCGACGACGTTCATCGTCGCCGTCGTGGCTGCCCTTCTGCTCATGGCCGGCTACGTCGACCTCTCGGTCGGGTCCGTCATGGCGGTCTCAGCCGTGGCCGCGGGCCTGACCTTCAATGGCGCAGGGTTCGTGCCCGGGATCGTCGTCGGGCTGCTGGTGGGGCTTCTCTGCGGGCTGGCCAACGGCGTCCTGATCGGCTGGATGGGGCTGTCGCCGATCGTCGTCACGCTGGGCATGCTCGCCGCGGCGCGAGGCGTGGCTCAATTCCTCGCACCTGACTCCCTCTACGGCTTCCCGCCGCAGGTCTCCGAGTTCGGATCAGGATCCTTCCTCGGGGTCTCCTACCTGGGGTGGACCGCCATCGTCGTCGCGGTGTGCGCTCTGGTCGTCCTCAACTGGCTGCCGCTGGGCCGCCGTATCGTCGCGATCGGCGTCAACCCGCGCGCGGCCTATCTGGTCGGCATCCGCGTCAAGCCCATCGTCATCGGCCTGTACGTCGTCCTCGGGCTGCTCGTCGGTCTCTCCGGCATTCTGCAGGGCGCCCGACTCGACAGCGTGCCGTCCGGAACCCTCGGCGTCGGATTCGAGGTGACGGTGCTGACGGCGATCCTCGTCGGCGGCGTGCCGTTCACCGGTGGCCCCGGCAGCGTGCTGCGCGTCCTCCTCGGCGTCGTCATCATCGCGATCCTGCGCAACGGCCTCACACTGCTCAACTACGGCCCCGACACCGCCGGCATCTTCACCGGCGCCGTCCTGGTAGCGGCTGCCGGTCTCGAGACCGTCCGGTACTGGATCAAGCAGAAGCTCTGA
- a CDS encoding nuclear transport factor 2 family protein, with protein sequence MTELADLEKRILRLEEQARIVEDIEAIRALKGAYAEACDLGYDPDAMAALFTEDAVWEFTNSWGVHRGHAEIRKFMENVGQEILWALHYMIGPVITVHDETTASGKWYILELATMTGVSDPAERDAVILSGTYADQYEKVDGVWKFKHVKVNIGQSSNLDQGWVRQQFRS encoded by the coding sequence ATGACTGAACTCGCCGACCTCGAGAAGCGCATCCTCCGGTTGGAGGAGCAGGCCCGGATCGTCGAAGACATCGAGGCGATCCGCGCGCTCAAGGGCGCCTATGCCGAGGCGTGCGACCTGGGTTACGACCCCGACGCGATGGCAGCCCTCTTCACCGAGGACGCCGTCTGGGAGTTCACGAACAGCTGGGGCGTCCACCGTGGCCACGCCGAGATCCGGAAGTTCATGGAGAACGTCGGCCAGGAGATCCTCTGGGCCCTCCACTACATGATCGGCCCCGTGATCACGGTCCACGACGAGACCACGGCGAGCGGCAAGTGGTACATCCTCGAGCTCGCCACCATGACGGGGGTGAGCGACCCCGCGGAGCGTGACGCCGTGATCCTTTCCGGAACCTATGCGGACCAGTACGAGAAGGTCGATGGTGTCTGGAAGTTCAAGCACGTGAAGGTGAACATCGGCCAGTCGTCCAACCTCGACCAGGGCTGGGTCCGCCAGCAGTTCCGCAGCTGA
- a CDS encoding nuclear transport factor 2 family protein, with amino-acid sequence MRVDLRGSRDDLSLEERIARIEDTLAIRTLWAHYAHLADTEDSGDSISELHTETAVWEAHGPGNFGRYEGRAAIRSFFENLYAVSPFRHHAMTNDYLDLSDDRVRATGRWKLTDLCTMAAGEPAAVLLLGDYEAEFAKVDGVWCIDAVHLRSTAWSDWSQGWVAQPDRDAE; translated from the coding sequence ATGAGAGTCGACCTTCGCGGAAGTCGGGACGACCTGTCGCTCGAGGAGCGAATCGCCCGCATCGAGGACACCCTCGCGATCCGCACGCTCTGGGCACACTACGCACACCTTGCTGACACCGAGGACTCCGGCGACTCCATCTCGGAACTGCATACCGAGACCGCGGTATGGGAGGCCCACGGCCCCGGCAACTTCGGTCGGTACGAGGGACGGGCTGCGATTCGCTCCTTCTTCGAGAACCTCTACGCCGTTTCACCGTTCCGTCACCACGCCATGACGAACGACTACCTCGACCTGTCGGATGACCGGGTCCGCGCCACCGGGCGCTGGAAGCTGACGGACCTGTGCACGATGGCCGCCGGCGAGCCCGCCGCAGTCCTTCTGCTGGGTGACTACGAGGCCGAGTTCGCCAAGGTCGACGGGGTCTGGTGCATCGACGCGGTGCATCTGCGGAGCACCGCGTGGTCGGACTGGTCCCAAGGTTGGGTCGCCCAACCCGACCGCGACGCGGAGTAG